The sequence TACAGGGGCTGCTAATGTTCTGATGGTCAACTGGTGACTTGTGGTCCTTCAAAATGTTCTTGATGGGTGAGCCCAGATAAAGCCTCCTCAATGGAATGCCTCTTGGACAGAGTAGAATGAAAATTACTTTCATACAAGAACTTCACTCTAAGATGAAGTGGTATGAATAAATTAAATATGTCATGGAAGAACAGGCCTTTTGAACTTACTGATGTCATCTGTAATATAATCTACCAGGGAACCAGAAAACGAACCACAACCTATGAAGGATAACCCAGACGTGCATGTCACCCAATGAGCAATACAATTTAGTAGATTAGTGCAGATGAAAACAAGGTGTCACCCAAAATAGGTCTTACTTACGCATGGCAGTTTAAAGCGTTTCAGAATCTCTTTTTGCGACAATATGAAATGCTAAGATACTTTAAAGTATTTTAATGTCATTTGAACCAGAAATGACTACAACTGCCACATTGCAAAGACTGACCAAGGAGGACTACCTAGTGAGGGCTGAGGCTGTTTTCTTACCAATGCGTATCTTATAGTCCCGAATAAGTTCAAGACAGTTGTCGATGGCAGCACCATACCTGTCCCTGGCTTTGTCCTGTAAGACAGGCAACCACAACATTAGCCGTCTTCCAATTTCATATACCTTTGAATCACCCAAGGTAAAcacaatgtgtgttttgtgcctGTTCTAATTTAGTGAATCTTAAGCTATTGGTGATTTGTAGTTCTGCTTAAGGAATTGTCAAAAGCCATGCATATTTGTGAGAGGTAAAATAACGTCATGTTTTAGGTAAGTCTCTTACCACCAACTCAGCAGTTTCCTCACCATCAAAAGGTTTTAGGTTTCTTAAGGCGACCTTGATTCTAAAAAGACACAGGGAATTAGACATCATACATTTTCTAAGCATCAACAACTCACTATACTCAGGTCACTATAGTTACCTTAACTGTAAATGTTCTTTCATAGAACTGTCATTGTTAAACTAGGATATTTATTGACCTCATTTAATATTCATgaactttttttgttgttgatttttgATCATGTGTTTATGCCATAAACATGGTTATGGTCattcaaaaaaaatatataataatttttTCATATTACCCTGTTGGCCATACAGCTATGCAGCAACACAAAAAGAAATGCGCAAATGTCAACCTTTACCCATTTAGAGTCCTCCTCTTTTGGAAAACGAATTCATCAATGAACAAAACACCTGCTTTCTTTTCCTTGCGGTAAAGACAGTTGACCTACCAATGGAAAAAAATGCAGAAAGACAATCACACTCACTGTTGCTCTATAATCGTTTCGGAATGGTTGCTTCAAATAAGTTCAACCAAAAGTTACATGGAAGGGAAAATACCATGGCTGGCCAGTAGGGGAATCCTCTCActttacaccacacacacacacccttcgtGAGAGCTCCTAAGAGAAGCAAATCAatgagtcagacacacagacacacactctcttacaacTTAACAAATTATAAAAGTACCTTGTATAACCTTAATTGATATACTCACGTTCCTCCATTTGCATGCAGAACCTGGGGAGATCTTCCTCGTCGTGGTCTTGGCTGTCGGCTGGGACCGTCTGCCCTTGCAGCTCTTTCAGAGGGAGGGACTGAGGTGGGGTGACCGTCAGCTCACTGGAAGGGTCGAACAATGACGTGACCACCCCTGTGCAATGACACCAAATAACAGCACAGGCGAGACATGCTAAACAGAAGCATATGACATTGATGAGCTATTCATGTTCTTACAGGATTCTTTATGGACTTGGTCCTCATGGTACTAAAACCTCTATCGAACAATTTACCCATCGCTTACCTTTATTTCCCTTGCTGCATGGTATGGCTTCAGGCTTTGATTCCTATGGAGGAAACGCAAAAGAGGTGCAATTAAAAACAGTCAAATGAAAGACAAATAAGGATGTGCGATTTTAGCTCCAAAAAACATTTAATCCATCAACAGCACCTCGTTGTTGGGCTTTAAATGTACTACCTGAGGATCAGCCAGGCTAATTGTCAGGCCTTGCCTAGAGCAAGCCCTTGAAATGGGGCTGCAATGGCCTACGAAGCTCTCAGGTGATGAGTTGCTTTGTCTGGTTTGCTGTGGAGCACTGTGGTGGATGAGACTGGTTTCTTCCTTCGAACACTGCAACAAGCTGGTACTTGGAGTTTGTGAGGTCGGCCTTCTTAAAGCAGATCGACACTTCCTAACAACCTTGTGGCTTGAAGGTTTCTGGTTTGGGCTTGTATCCCCTGTGGCTGGTTGGGGTGGGCCTTGCTTGTCATGCTCGTCTGCATTTGCATCCGTTGTCTTCACATTCGTCCGGGCGATACCTCTCGCTCCATCAAGCGTCACCCGTCGGTCACGTCGAACTTCTGCTGTGCTTGGGTATTCTGGCAGGGAAGACGCCGGGATCTCTCGACACATTTCAAATCCCAACCGCAACGCCTTGCGGTGTTTCAACTCTCTCATTGTGTCCTTTGGTCTGGAAGTCGATTTAACTGTGAAACaaaggtgtgtttttttttttgtggtgtcCTTCACAAACCATTATTGTGGCGAAGAATTATTCACATGACCATGTAGAGAGGTCGTCAAAGACGATACCTTTTGTGTTATTATGGTTTAGTGTTGTGTTCACATGAGAATACTGTTTCATAAGTGTCTGCTCTTATCTGGTTCTGCAATGTTGAGAGTGGATCTGGATTGTATCCAACAGCATCCATTATTGCAGTCAGTAGCTATGTGGCACTTGATGAATTAGGTcatttatttttcttattttttctttctccgtATCAGAGAGTCTGCCATAGTCCCAGTACCACCAACTATGGCAGTTGGCATACTTAGCTGGCTATGCAATTACAGATTCCACCCAAGTCCAAGTTACATGCAACTTAACTGCTTCTACAAGTGTATGATGGCATAGCTTGCCTAAAATATCATTCAGTATTTGTAAAAACTCTGTTTAAGAGAAACAAAACTGGTCACAATGACCAGCCTGAAACAAGGAAACAAACTCTACAGATGGTGTGTTGATGATACAAGGAGGAAGACTTGGATAGTGTCCATATCTAAATAGGAAATCAACCACATTACGTACACACAGATCCACTTCAaacgtctgtctgcctgtgtgacaaGATAAGTCTATGATGAGGAAAACACTAGCCTTGAACTAGATTTGTTCACTTAATTACTTGAATGAAAGACTCCAACACAACATACAAAGCCCAAATATAAATGTAGGCATACTGTATGCGTGTTACAAGTAGTGTACAGTATGGAACAAATGTACAAACATAGTATCTCAGTTTGTAATCACAACCCGTTTTAAACCCCAAAAGTTAAAAAATATATCACTGCTGCAGCTTTAACCTGTCTTCGTGCCAGTTAAATGGGTGGAATGTGTAGGAAATGTGTCGTGCTTGACAGCGCAGAATTAGTGCAATCAAAACTCACTCAAACGGGCAGAAATGCGCTCTATACGTTCCAGAGTCATCGGTTGCGTTTTCTTCTCGTGCACCCACACTCTGCAATTAAATGACATGCCTTAAGTTTGCGAAAATGTTAATTCTATATATACAATAGTTTGATTGATACAATGTGTTAGGTTGTAGATTAATCACATACCTGGGACCTTCACCGAGAAGTTCAACTTCAACATCATTCCTATGCTTTGATTTTAGTTTATCTCTCCTCAAAACCTGAACATACATGTAGATAAGTAGGCTAGTTAAAATAAGTGAACTGATAACTTGAAAACCACAGCGTAGGTAGTGCTTGCATATTACCTTGGCCGGCCATTGTTTGCCTTTCCAATTGAATAGTATATATGTTGATGACTCCATCGAATGGCATGAATTAACTTGTCAACAGTAAGGCTCTTTAACCTGCCAGAGGATGAGATGTTAACATTTCAGCCTTGTCGGACTCTAGAATTCACTTAGCCTACAAGCCAGCTCGCTACCCCAGCTTCTGACCTAAGAATGTATCTTATGTAGCTACGCCAGCAGCAGTATCTGTTCAACAGACAAAAACATACAGCAAAATGCGGACTGTATCCACTTCATATTCAAGGTATCTAACATAAACAAATACCTAGAATCCCAAATTCATTCTCTACCCACCATTACTATCAAGCTACTCTGTCACGTTACATTTCACCAAATAAATAACGTTTCGACATTAAAGAAACAATTAATTTAAAGACACAAACATGATAGCCTACTGTATTATCTTCTTACAGTATTAAGTGTTTGTATTAAGTATTTGTCTTTCTTACAGTTTTAGTCCTGAGCTACTGGTAGTGTGgtgttttgacaacaacaaACCAAAAACCTCGTAGCCTACAGTATCTAACGTTAGGTCTTGGCTTCAGTTGCCTGAAGCGACTCcgtaaaaataaatgttttatttaattcCACAAGGCCAGCGTGATGTTGGTATTTATTTACAAGTAAGTCATAACAGTCTTAACTTTGATATGATGCGAACCTACCTGTGGTTTACTATTTTGGTCACCCGCCAAATGCTTGTTTGCGCGTGCGCATTACACATCAACGAGATCTCGGCAAGTACAATGTGAAACCGTAGGCAAAGGTAACGCGAGGACAGGGGAAATTGTGTCTTCGCTGCAAACTCTGCTCTAATTTCATGCAGATTTTCGGACCCTTTGCAGTTTCCATACTCCACCCTTTTCACTGTTCTTTACCCATATAATTTATATAGTAAGAGATATAATATGAGAACAGTTGGAAATTTTGAATGCAGCCAGCCTGGTCACGTGGTCTTTCTTGGTGGTCAGAGTAAACCTTATCTAATTTATGTAAAATGTTATGTACTTTAGTCCATAGCCAGTTGGACAAAATGAAAGTCTGAGGCCTCATAGACAGACAAAGAGTTGGACACACTTTATTCTACTGTTTGAAACTAACTTTGCATTGTGACACTATGGTAATGTTTTAGATTTGCTGTAACTGATGGTCAAAGTGGGCAggcataattattcataagttcattccaaacacatacaaataaatacagGAATATTGCTAGCTAGAGAGTGTTTGAAGTGTttcacataaaaaataaaaacgaaAATATAGAAAGCACAAAAAAACCTTTGTTGTTCAGGGACATCATTTGTCAAATGATAGGCATATCAAGCAAAAAGGTGATGGCTAACTAGCACAACTCAAAAGATAAGTCCGTGAACAGCCCATTTTGGCATCCTTAGCTTGATGTTTGTAAAGAGGAAAGTATAGCATCACATATCTACAGATCCAATCATCTGTTTACCAACAGTATTTTTTACAGCAGTGATATTGTCCATGAAATTGTGTTCTTCAAGTCAACACCTGGACTACTTCATGGTATCCTGAAGGACAGTGTTCCACTTTTACATGACTTGAATAGCGTTCCTGAAAACATCGAAAATACAGTTATTAAATAAAAGTCGGTCATTATGTGTTTCTGTTACAAAGTATGGTACAGTCTCACAAATATTTACAGATTTAGAAATGATTTGTGTCTAAAGACTGAGCTAGAGGAGAGCTGAACATCCAAGATTGGCTCTGTGTGCTAACCAACATACTCACATGTTATCAAATGCAGACAAGTGCAAAGAACCACCGCTAGGGCAAGAATGCT is a genomic window of Osmerus mordax isolate fOsmMor3 chromosome 26, fOsmMor3.pri, whole genome shotgun sequence containing:
- the LOC136936176 gene encoding PWWP domain-containing DNA repair factor 3A-like, translated to MESSTYILFNWKGKQWPAKVLRRDKLKSKHRNDVEVELLGEGPRVWVHEKKTQPMTLERIERISARLIKSTSRPKDTMRELKHRKALRLGFEMCREIPASSLPEYPSTAEVRRDRRVTLDGARGIARTNVKTTDANADEHDKQGPPQPATGDTSPNQKPSSHKVVRKCRSALRRPTSQTPSTSLLQCSKEETSLIHHSAPQQTRQSNSSPESFVGHCSPISRACSRQGLTISLADPQESKPEAIPCSKGNKGVVTSLFDPSSELTVTPPQSLPLKELQGQTVPADSQDHDEEDLPRFCMQMEERALTKGVCVWCKVRGFPYWPAMVNCLYRKEKKAGVLFIDEFVFQKRRTLNGIKVALRNLKPFDGEETAELVDKARDRYGAAIDNCLELIRDYKIRIGCGSFSGSLVDYITDDISIPLRRLYLGSPIKNILKDHKSPVDHQNISSPCTQDVHSPDQEVHSPDQEVHSPDQEVHSPYQKLHCPDQELHPPDQAVHPPDQAVHPPDQAVHPPDQELNSCKAAHNRNNEKMVHFIVRERGLEGHLQAVISGSVLSKWLQAYKRRSRKVVKTYIEDDEQLDQVFYYLKDVLEKTSPSLSELEKIHFILDVLLPEAVIHGISVVEGISVKKAEDKYMQWPFVSERERKEFDFMIAKQMKKWHNKDDVKP